In a single window of the Rhodamnia argentea isolate NSW1041297 chromosome 2, ASM2092103v1, whole genome shotgun sequence genome:
- the LOC115737597 gene encoding uncharacterized protein LOC115737597, producing MATETSREERRRKIVDRGSDRLALITGRTPSPPHDQFAGGIVGGDHAVSSRSSKEYVNAEASAKELPHVGESFAETNLRKSEISGHHIQAPLMQRIPTGSQSSSSSKQKNQPRFFSSKRLNSCVIESENTRACCALIIAVLVVLSCSGYPIVAKSDSVISSRPLYILLVTDATIVLVRMYLDMQRNAEESVDESGESQEDSDNWGGAVKVLERGLAVYQTVRGVFIDCSVYMAIVICCLSVV from the exons ATGGCGACGGAGACGAGCAGAGAGGAGAGGCGGAGGAAGATCGTGGACAGAGGATCGGATCGCTTGGCTCTCATCACCGGTCGCACTCCATCTCCTCCCCACGATCAATTCGCCG GCGGCATTGTGGGTGGCGATCATGCCGTCAGTTCTAGATCCTCCAAAGAATATGTTAATGCTGAGGCTTCAGCTAAAGAGCTTCCTCATGTTGGAGAATCCTTTGCTGAGACCAACTTACGCAAGTCTGAGATTAGCGGGCACCACATACAAGCACCATTGATGCAAAGAATCCCTACAGGTTCACAATCTTCGTCCAGTTCAAAGCAGAAGAACCAGCCTCGTTTTTTCAGTTCAAAAAGGCTGAACTCATGCGTTATAGAATCAGAGAACACACGCGCTTGCTGTGCTCTTATCATTGCGGTCTTGGTAGTTCTATCTTGCAGTGGTTATCCAATTGTAGCAAAGTCAGACAGTGTGATATCCTCAAGGCCTTTGTACATACTACTGGTGACAGATGCCACAATTGTGCTTGTCCGAATGTACCTTGACATGCAAAGAAATGCTGAGGAGAGTGTGGATGAAAGCGGGGAATCTCAGGAGGATAGTGATAACTGGGGAGGAGCAGTTAAAGTTTTGGAGAGAGGGTTGGCGGTGTATCAGACTGTGCGTGGAGTTTTTATAGATTGCAGTGTTTACATGGCGATAGTTATTTGCTGCCTCTCCGTAGTGTAG